A window of the Lepisosteus oculatus isolate fLepOcu1 chromosome 14, fLepOcu1.hap2, whole genome shotgun sequence genome harbors these coding sequences:
- the LOC138242692 gene encoding E3 ubiquitin-protein ligase TRIM39-like isoform X1 — protein sequence MADGNISVSQDQFSCSVCLDLLKDPVTLLCGHSYCMGCINNCWDQEDQTGIYSCPQCRQTFTPRPDLHRNTILAEVVEKLKKKELSGPPPAHSPACPGDVLCDVCTGRKRGAVKSCLVCLASYCQTHLQPHYEAVPLKRHKLADATGQPQEKICSTHHKLLEFYCRTDQKCVCYACVMDEHRDHDTVSAAAVRTEKQNQLGATQTQTQQRLQKREKELQELTQAVESLGSSAHTAVQDTDRIFTELIRSIERTRSEVTELIRAQERAAVSQAEGLLERLEKEITELKRRDAELNQLSHTEDHIHFLQNFQSVCVPPGDGHSPSIPVRPHFSPEAVRRAVSGLKERLEDVCKKESIKISMTVTEVYSLLTPEPGSRAELLHYPVKQAPIPKSQWQWLCSAAAAVTLDPDTAHCVLSLSEDGKRVRQGQGKSLSDNPHRFDHWSCVVSREAFTSGRHYWEVEVNDWWTIGVTRESAERQGGFSFSPQQGYWCLSSYLSVLSALTDPVTHLTHSLQPRKLGVCVDIEERKVSFYTVESRAHLYTFTDMVFTQGEKIYPVFRTVDRNKDLELLPAVSVEIKPVTKS from the exons ATGGCAGATGGcaatatttcagtttctcaGGACCAGTTCAGTtgctcagtgtgtctggatttgCTGAAGGATCCAGTGACTCTGCTCTGTggacacagttactgtatgggCTGTATTAATAACTGCTGGGATCAGGAAGATCAGACTGGGATCTACAGCTGCCCCCAGTGCAGACAGACCTTCACCCCAAGACCTGATCTTCACAGAAACACCATCCTGGCTGAAGTCGTGGAGAAACTGAAGAAGAAAGAACTCAGtggtcctcctcctgctcacagtCCTGCTTGCCCTGGAGATGTGCTGTGTGATGTCTGCACTGGGAGAAAGAGGGGAGCTGTGAAATcctgtctggtgtgtcttgCCTCTTACTGTCAGACTCACCTCCAGCCTCACTATGAAGCTGTTCCATTAAAGAGACACAAGCTGGCTGATGCCACAGGGCAACCGCAGGAGAAGATCTGCTCCACTCATCACAAACTGCTGGAGTTCTATTGCCGTACTGACCAGAAGTGTGTTTGTTATGCTTGTGTAATGGATGAACACAGAGACCATGATACTGTCTCAGCTGCAGCAGTAAGGACTGAGAAACAG AATCAGCTAGGGgcgacacagacacaaacccagCAGAGACTCCagaagagagagaaggagcTTCAGGAGCTGACACAGGCTGTGGAGTCACTCGGA AGCTCTGCACACACAGCGGTACAGGACACTGACAGGATCTTTACTGAGCTGATCCGCTCCATTGAGAGAACACGCTCTGAGGTTACAGAGCTGATCAGAGCTCAAGAGAGGGCTGCTGTGAGTCAGGCTGAAGGACTTCTAGAGCGACTGGAGAAGGAGATCACTGAGCTGAAGAGGAGAGATGCTGAGTTGaaccagctctcacacacagaggatCACATCCATTTCCTCCAG AATTtccagtctgtctgtgtccctccTGGAGATGGACACTCACCCAGCATCCCTGTCCGTCCACATTTCTCTCCTGAGGCAGTGAGGAGAGCTGTCTCTGGACTGAAAGAACGACTGGAGGACGTCTGCAAGAAGGAATCAATAAAGATTTCCATGACAG TTACTGAAGTCTATAGTCTGCTGACTCCAGAACCCGGGTCCAGAGCAGAGCTTTTACACT atcCTGTGAAGCAAGCTCCTATCCCTAAATCAC aatggcagtggttgtgcagtgctgcag ctgctgtgactctggaccctgatacagctcactgtgttctcagcctgtctgaggatgggaagagagtgagacagggacaggggaagAGTCTCTCTGACAATCCTCACAGATTTGATCACTGGTCCTGTGTCGTGAGCAGGGAGGCCTTCACCTcagggagacactactgggaggtggaggtgaatgACTGGTGGACAATAGGAGTGACCAGAGAGTCTGCAGAGAGGCAAGGGGGGTTCAGCTTCTCTCCCCAGCAGGGTTACTGGTGTCTGAGCTCTTACCTCTCTGTTTTATCTGCTCTCACTGACCCTGTGACCCATCTTACCCACAGTCTGCAGCCCAGGaagctgggggtgtgtgtggatattGAGGAGAGGAAGGTCTCCTTTTACACAGTGGAGTCCAGAGCTCATCTCTACACTTTCACTGACATGGTCTTCACTCAGGGAGAGAAGATCTATCCTGTCTTCAGGACTGTGGATCGTAATAAAGACCTtgagctgctgcctgctgtcagtgtggagatTAAACCCGTCACTAAGTCATGA
- the LOC138242692 gene encoding E3 ubiquitin-protein ligase TRIM39-like isoform X3, whose protein sequence is MADGNISVSQDQFSCSVCLDLLKDPVTLLCGHSYCMGCINNCWDQEDQTGIYSCPQCRQTFTPRPDLHRNTILAEVVEKLKKKELSGPPPAHSPACPGDVLCDVCTGRKRGAVKSCLVCLASYCQTHLQPHYEAVPLKRHKLADATGQPQEKICSTHHKLLEFYCRTDQKCVCYACVMDEHRDHDTVSAAAVRTEKQNQLGATQTQTQQRLQKREKELQELTQAVESLGSSAHTAVQDTDRIFTELIRSIERTRSEVTELIRAQERAAVSQAEGLLERLEKEITELKRRDAELNQLSHTEDHIHFLQNFQSVCVPPGDGHSPSIPVRPHFSPEAVRRAVSGLKERLEDVCKKESIKISMTDPVKQAPIPKSQWQWLCSAAAAVTLDPDTAHCVLSLSEDGKRVRQGQGKSLSDNPHRFDHWSCVVSREAFTSGRHYWEVEVNDWWTIGVTRESAERQGGFSFSPQQGYWCLSSYLSVLSALTDPVTHLTHSLQPRKLGVCVDIEERKVSFYTVESRAHLYTFTDMVFTQGEKIYPVFRTVDRNKDLELLPAVSVEIKPVTKS, encoded by the exons ATGGCAGATGGcaatatttcagtttctcaGGACCAGTTCAGTtgctcagtgtgtctggatttgCTGAAGGATCCAGTGACTCTGCTCTGTggacacagttactgtatgggCTGTATTAATAACTGCTGGGATCAGGAAGATCAGACTGGGATCTACAGCTGCCCCCAGTGCAGACAGACCTTCACCCCAAGACCTGATCTTCACAGAAACACCATCCTGGCTGAAGTCGTGGAGAAACTGAAGAAGAAAGAACTCAGtggtcctcctcctgctcacagtCCTGCTTGCCCTGGAGATGTGCTGTGTGATGTCTGCACTGGGAGAAAGAGGGGAGCTGTGAAATcctgtctggtgtgtcttgCCTCTTACTGTCAGACTCACCTCCAGCCTCACTATGAAGCTGTTCCATTAAAGAGACACAAGCTGGCTGATGCCACAGGGCAACCGCAGGAGAAGATCTGCTCCACTCATCACAAACTGCTGGAGTTCTATTGCCGTACTGACCAGAAGTGTGTTTGTTATGCTTGTGTAATGGATGAACACAGAGACCATGATACTGTCTCAGCTGCAGCAGTAAGGACTGAGAAACAG AATCAGCTAGGGgcgacacagacacaaacccagCAGAGACTCCagaagagagagaaggagcTTCAGGAGCTGACACAGGCTGTGGAGTCACTCGGA AGCTCTGCACACACAGCGGTACAGGACACTGACAGGATCTTTACTGAGCTGATCCGCTCCATTGAGAGAACACGCTCTGAGGTTACAGAGCTGATCAGAGCTCAAGAGAGGGCTGCTGTGAGTCAGGCTGAAGGACTTCTAGAGCGACTGGAGAAGGAGATCACTGAGCTGAAGAGGAGAGATGCTGAGTTGaaccagctctcacacacagaggatCACATCCATTTCCTCCAG AATTtccagtctgtctgtgtccctccTGGAGATGGACACTCACCCAGCATCCCTGTCCGTCCACATTTCTCTCCTGAGGCAGTGAGGAGAGCTGTCTCTGGACTGAAAGAACGACTGGAGGACGTCTGCAAGAAGGAATCAATAAAGATTTCCATGACAG atcCTGTGAAGCAAGCTCCTATCCCTAAATCAC aatggcagtggttgtgcagtgctgcag ctgctgtgactctggaccctgatacagctcactgtgttctcagcctgtctgaggatgggaagagagtgagacagggacaggggaagAGTCTCTCTGACAATCCTCACAGATTTGATCACTGGTCCTGTGTCGTGAGCAGGGAGGCCTTCACCTcagggagacactactgggaggtggaggtgaatgACTGGTGGACAATAGGAGTGACCAGAGAGTCTGCAGAGAGGCAAGGGGGGTTCAGCTTCTCTCCCCAGCAGGGTTACTGGTGTCTGAGCTCTTACCTCTCTGTTTTATCTGCTCTCACTGACCCTGTGACCCATCTTACCCACAGTCTGCAGCCCAGGaagctgggggtgtgtgtggatattGAGGAGAGGAAGGTCTCCTTTTACACAGTGGAGTCCAGAGCTCATCTCTACACTTTCACTGACATGGTCTTCACTCAGGGAGAGAAGATCTATCCTGTCTTCAGGACTGTGGATCGTAATAAAGACCTtgagctgctgcctgctgtcagtgtggagatTAAACCCGTCACTAAGTCATGA
- the LOC138242692 gene encoding E3 ubiquitin-protein ligase TRIM39-like isoform X2, translating to MADGNISVSQDQFSCSVCLDLLKDPVTLLCGHSYCMGCINNCWDQEDQTGIYSCPQCRQTFTPRPDLHRNTILAEVVEKLKKKELSGPPPAHSPACPGDVLCDVCTGRKRGAVKSCLVCLASYCQTHLQPHYEAVPLKRHKLADATGQPQEKICSTHHKLLEFYCRTDQKCVCYACVMDEHRDHDTVSAAAVRTEKQNQLGATQTQTQQRLQKREKELQELTQAVESLGSSAHTAVQDTDRIFTELIRSIERTRSEVTELIRAQERAAVSQAEGLLERLEKEITELKRRDAELNQLSHTEDHIHFLQNFQSVCVPPGDGHSPSIPVRPHFSPEAVRRAVSGLKERLEDVCKKESIKISMTVTEVYSLLTPEPGSRAELLHYPVKQAPIPKSPAVTLDPDTAHCVLSLSEDGKRVRQGQGKSLSDNPHRFDHWSCVVSREAFTSGRHYWEVEVNDWWTIGVTRESAERQGGFSFSPQQGYWCLSSYLSVLSALTDPVTHLTHSLQPRKLGVCVDIEERKVSFYTVESRAHLYTFTDMVFTQGEKIYPVFRTVDRNKDLELLPAVSVEIKPVTKS from the exons ATGGCAGATGGcaatatttcagtttctcaGGACCAGTTCAGTtgctcagtgtgtctggatttgCTGAAGGATCCAGTGACTCTGCTCTGTggacacagttactgtatgggCTGTATTAATAACTGCTGGGATCAGGAAGATCAGACTGGGATCTACAGCTGCCCCCAGTGCAGACAGACCTTCACCCCAAGACCTGATCTTCACAGAAACACCATCCTGGCTGAAGTCGTGGAGAAACTGAAGAAGAAAGAACTCAGtggtcctcctcctgctcacagtCCTGCTTGCCCTGGAGATGTGCTGTGTGATGTCTGCACTGGGAGAAAGAGGGGAGCTGTGAAATcctgtctggtgtgtcttgCCTCTTACTGTCAGACTCACCTCCAGCCTCACTATGAAGCTGTTCCATTAAAGAGACACAAGCTGGCTGATGCCACAGGGCAACCGCAGGAGAAGATCTGCTCCACTCATCACAAACTGCTGGAGTTCTATTGCCGTACTGACCAGAAGTGTGTTTGTTATGCTTGTGTAATGGATGAACACAGAGACCATGATACTGTCTCAGCTGCAGCAGTAAGGACTGAGAAACAG AATCAGCTAGGGgcgacacagacacaaacccagCAGAGACTCCagaagagagagaaggagcTTCAGGAGCTGACACAGGCTGTGGAGTCACTCGGA AGCTCTGCACACACAGCGGTACAGGACACTGACAGGATCTTTACTGAGCTGATCCGCTCCATTGAGAGAACACGCTCTGAGGTTACAGAGCTGATCAGAGCTCAAGAGAGGGCTGCTGTGAGTCAGGCTGAAGGACTTCTAGAGCGACTGGAGAAGGAGATCACTGAGCTGAAGAGGAGAGATGCTGAGTTGaaccagctctcacacacagaggatCACATCCATTTCCTCCAG AATTtccagtctgtctgtgtccctccTGGAGATGGACACTCACCCAGCATCCCTGTCCGTCCACATTTCTCTCCTGAGGCAGTGAGGAGAGCTGTCTCTGGACTGAAAGAACGACTGGAGGACGTCTGCAAGAAGGAATCAATAAAGATTTCCATGACAG TTACTGAAGTCTATAGTCTGCTGACTCCAGAACCCGGGTCCAGAGCAGAGCTTTTACACT atcCTGTGAAGCAAGCTCCTATCCCTAAATCAC ctgctgtgactctggaccctgatacagctcactgtgttctcagcctgtctgaggatgggaagagagtgagacagggacaggggaagAGTCTCTCTGACAATCCTCACAGATTTGATCACTGGTCCTGTGTCGTGAGCAGGGAGGCCTTCACCTcagggagacactactgggaggtggaggtgaatgACTGGTGGACAATAGGAGTGACCAGAGAGTCTGCAGAGAGGCAAGGGGGGTTCAGCTTCTCTCCCCAGCAGGGTTACTGGTGTCTGAGCTCTTACCTCTCTGTTTTATCTGCTCTCACTGACCCTGTGACCCATCTTACCCACAGTCTGCAGCCCAGGaagctgggggtgtgtgtggatattGAGGAGAGGAAGGTCTCCTTTTACACAGTGGAGTCCAGAGCTCATCTCTACACTTTCACTGACATGGTCTTCACTCAGGGAGAGAAGATCTATCCTGTCTTCAGGACTGTGGATCGTAATAAAGACCTtgagctgctgcctgctgtcagtgtggagatTAAACCCGTCACTAAGTCATGA
- the LOC138242692 gene encoding E3 ubiquitin-protein ligase TRIM39-like isoform X4, translating into MADGNISVSQDQFSCSVCLDLLKDPVTLLCGHSYCMGCINNCWDQEDQTGIYSCPQCRQTFTPRPDLHRNTILAEVVEKLKKKELSGPPPAHSPACPGDVLCDVCTGRKRGAVKSCLVCLASYCQTHLQPHYEAVPLKRHKLADATGQPQEKICSTHHKLLEFYCRTDQKCVCYACVMDEHRDHDTVSAAAVRTEKQNQLGATQTQTQQRLQKREKELQELTQAVESLGSSAHTAVQDTDRIFTELIRSIERTRSEVTELIRAQERAAVSQAEGLLERLEKEITELKRRDAELNQLSHTEDHIHFLQNFQSVCVPPGDGHSPSIPVRPHFSPEAVRRAVSGLKERLEDVCKKESIKISMTDPVKQAPIPKSPAVTLDPDTAHCVLSLSEDGKRVRQGQGKSLSDNPHRFDHWSCVVSREAFTSGRHYWEVEVNDWWTIGVTRESAERQGGFSFSPQQGYWCLSSYLSVLSALTDPVTHLTHSLQPRKLGVCVDIEERKVSFYTVESRAHLYTFTDMVFTQGEKIYPVFRTVDRNKDLELLPAVSVEIKPVTKS; encoded by the exons ATGGCAGATGGcaatatttcagtttctcaGGACCAGTTCAGTtgctcagtgtgtctggatttgCTGAAGGATCCAGTGACTCTGCTCTGTggacacagttactgtatgggCTGTATTAATAACTGCTGGGATCAGGAAGATCAGACTGGGATCTACAGCTGCCCCCAGTGCAGACAGACCTTCACCCCAAGACCTGATCTTCACAGAAACACCATCCTGGCTGAAGTCGTGGAGAAACTGAAGAAGAAAGAACTCAGtggtcctcctcctgctcacagtCCTGCTTGCCCTGGAGATGTGCTGTGTGATGTCTGCACTGGGAGAAAGAGGGGAGCTGTGAAATcctgtctggtgtgtcttgCCTCTTACTGTCAGACTCACCTCCAGCCTCACTATGAAGCTGTTCCATTAAAGAGACACAAGCTGGCTGATGCCACAGGGCAACCGCAGGAGAAGATCTGCTCCACTCATCACAAACTGCTGGAGTTCTATTGCCGTACTGACCAGAAGTGTGTTTGTTATGCTTGTGTAATGGATGAACACAGAGACCATGATACTGTCTCAGCTGCAGCAGTAAGGACTGAGAAACAG AATCAGCTAGGGgcgacacagacacaaacccagCAGAGACTCCagaagagagagaaggagcTTCAGGAGCTGACACAGGCTGTGGAGTCACTCGGA AGCTCTGCACACACAGCGGTACAGGACACTGACAGGATCTTTACTGAGCTGATCCGCTCCATTGAGAGAACACGCTCTGAGGTTACAGAGCTGATCAGAGCTCAAGAGAGGGCTGCTGTGAGTCAGGCTGAAGGACTTCTAGAGCGACTGGAGAAGGAGATCACTGAGCTGAAGAGGAGAGATGCTGAGTTGaaccagctctcacacacagaggatCACATCCATTTCCTCCAG AATTtccagtctgtctgtgtccctccTGGAGATGGACACTCACCCAGCATCCCTGTCCGTCCACATTTCTCTCCTGAGGCAGTGAGGAGAGCTGTCTCTGGACTGAAAGAACGACTGGAGGACGTCTGCAAGAAGGAATCAATAAAGATTTCCATGACAG atcCTGTGAAGCAAGCTCCTATCCCTAAATCAC ctgctgtgactctggaccctgatacagctcactgtgttctcagcctgtctgaggatgggaagagagtgagacagggacaggggaagAGTCTCTCTGACAATCCTCACAGATTTGATCACTGGTCCTGTGTCGTGAGCAGGGAGGCCTTCACCTcagggagacactactgggaggtggaggtgaatgACTGGTGGACAATAGGAGTGACCAGAGAGTCTGCAGAGAGGCAAGGGGGGTTCAGCTTCTCTCCCCAGCAGGGTTACTGGTGTCTGAGCTCTTACCTCTCTGTTTTATCTGCTCTCACTGACCCTGTGACCCATCTTACCCACAGTCTGCAGCCCAGGaagctgggggtgtgtgtggatattGAGGAGAGGAAGGTCTCCTTTTACACAGTGGAGTCCAGAGCTCATCTCTACACTTTCACTGACATGGTCTTCACTCAGGGAGAGAAGATCTATCCTGTCTTCAGGACTGTGGATCGTAATAAAGACCTtgagctgctgcctgctgtcagtgtggagatTAAACCCGTCACTAAGTCATGA